A DNA window from Aestuariispira ectoiniformans contains the following coding sequences:
- a CDS encoding uracil-DNA glycosylase family protein encodes MTAQDFDKTLGQVAACDHCAAHLPLGPRPVVRMEATARLMIIGQAPGTKVHETGIPWNDPSGDRLREWLQLDRDVFYDASKIAIMPMGFCYPGRNPKGGDNPPRPECAPLWHDTLRAFLPEIQLTLLVGSYAQKYYLGKDMGRTMTETVRDFRRYRETGFLPLPHPSWRTTAWLKKNPWFAEEVLPVLRADVKKLLDMS; translated from the coding sequence AGACGCTGGGGCAGGTTGCGGCCTGTGATCACTGCGCGGCGCATCTGCCTTTGGGGCCGCGTCCGGTGGTGCGGATGGAGGCCACGGCGCGGCTGATGATCATCGGCCAGGCCCCGGGCACCAAGGTGCATGAGACGGGCATCCCCTGGAACGACCCCAGCGGCGACCGGCTTCGCGAGTGGCTGCAGCTCGACCGGGACGTGTTCTACGACGCCTCGAAAATCGCCATCATGCCCATGGGCTTCTGCTATCCGGGCCGCAACCCGAAAGGCGGTGACAATCCACCGCGTCCGGAATGCGCGCCGCTCTGGCACGACACCCTGCGCGCCTTCCTGCCGGAAATTCAACTGACCCTGCTGGTTGGAAGTTACGCCCAGAAATACTATCTGGGGAAGGACATGGGCCGGACCATGACTGAAACCGTGCGCGATTTCAGGCGCTATCGGGAGACGGGTTTCCTGCCTTTGCCGCACCCGAGCTGGCGTACGACGGCCTGGCTGAAAAAGAACCCCTGGTTCGCAGAGGAGGTTTTGCCGGTGCTGCGGGCGGACGTAAAAAAATTGCTGGATATGAGTTGA
- a CDS encoding BolA family protein, protein MTVEQDITRKLTEGLSPAQLAVENESHLHAGHAGSPGTGSSHFRVVVVSDKFDGLNRVARQRLVYDLLKVEMAGPVHALALQTLTPAEAAA, encoded by the coding sequence GTGACAGTCGAACAGGATATCACCCGCAAACTGACCGAGGGCCTTTCGCCTGCACAGCTGGCCGTGGAAAACGAAAGCCATCTGCATGCGGGCCATGCAGGCTCCCCCGGGACCGGGTCTTCCCATTTCCGTGTGGTTGTCGTCTCCGACAAATTCGATGGGCTGAACCGCGTTGCGCGCCAGCGTCTGGTCTATGATCTGCTGAAAGTGGAAATGGCCGGTCCGGTTCATGCGCTGGCCCTGCAGACACTGACCCCGGCGGAGGCCGCTGCCTAA
- a CDS encoding ferredoxin, translated as MLERLGHYLQDYGLILRGGFHPADDDPLATEAGTLVLIGNAGSAIWPPFEEQHTPHKDALDIWTKQVLDKAAALFGATAFYPSDGPPYHPFQQWAQQAEGLSPSPLFILMHPEYGLWHAYRGALAFREKLDLPERKAAPSPCDSCVDRPCLTGCPVDAFSSDGYDVAACAAHLRTAAGADCMNHGCAARRACPIGRDYHYTPGHAAFHMKAFVRARGD; from the coding sequence ATGCTGGAGCGGCTGGGCCATTATCTACAGGACTACGGTCTGATCCTTCGCGGCGGGTTTCACCCTGCCGATGATGATCCTCTGGCCACAGAAGCCGGCACGCTCGTCCTGATCGGCAACGCAGGCAGCGCGATCTGGCCCCCCTTCGAGGAACAGCATACTCCGCATAAAGACGCGCTGGATATCTGGACCAAACAGGTGCTGGACAAGGCCGCGGCGCTCTTCGGCGCGACCGCCTTTTACCCCTCCGACGGGCCGCCCTATCACCCCTTCCAGCAATGGGCACAGCAGGCGGAGGGCCTCAGCCCCTCGCCGCTCTTCATCCTGATGCATCCGGAATATGGATTGTGGCACGCCTATCGCGGGGCACTGGCCTTCAGGGAAAAACTGGACCTGCCCGAACGGAAGGCTGCCCCCTCGCCCTGCGACAGTTGCGTGGACCGGCCCTGCCTCACCGGATGTCCGGTCGATGCCTTCAGCAGTGACGGATATGATGTGGCCGCCTGCGCCGCCCATCTTCGCACGGCGGCAGGCGCGGATTGCATGAACCATGGCTGTGCCGCCCGGCGCGCCTGCCCCATCGGACGCGACTATCACTACACCCCCGGCCACGCGGCCTTTCACATGAAGGCCTTCGTCAGGGCGCGCGGCGATTAG
- a CDS encoding cupin domain-containing protein, producing MNADTIIEELNMQPHPEGGWYVETFRAAEEGNRRAASTAIYYLLQQGERSHWHRVLDADEVWHWYAGGPLRLKSCVEGGPVEETILGNDFTGGQRPQAVIPHNVWQAAEPLGDWVLVGCTVAPGFDFRQFEMAPRDWSPEEG from the coding sequence ATGAACGCTGACACGATTATCGAAGAGTTGAACATGCAGCCGCACCCGGAAGGGGGCTGGTATGTTGAAACCTTTCGCGCCGCTGAAGAAGGCAACCGCCGCGCCGCCTCGACGGCAATCTATTACCTGCTGCAACAGGGCGAACGCTCTCACTGGCATCGGGTGCTCGACGCCGATGAGGTTTGGCACTGGTATGCGGGTGGCCCGTTGCGCCTGAAATCCTGTGTCGAGGGCGGGCCGGTCGAGGAAACCATCCTGGGCAATGATTTCACCGGGGGACAGCGCCCGCAGGCCGTCATCCCCCATAATGTCTGGCAAGCGGCGGAGCCCCTGGGCGACTGGGTGCTGGTGGGATGCACCGTCGCGCCCGGTTTCGATTTCCGCCAGTTTGAAATGGCGCCGCGGGACTGGTCGCCGGAGGAAGGCTGA
- a CDS encoding PAS domain-containing protein, producing the protein MMPSRIEADIRDRIASRPLRQLLDHWFVARQDRLMPARADIDPTAIAPAIGHVWLMEAVPSESSFRYRLAGEDINMVYGFSLAGKLLEEVHAPDSLEGIRERLDRVVQGPCILYSHGRTRYRNGPESQHDRLVLPLSKDGRTVTDLIGVTKYAFGRDVRPGDLLHHVVDEVTVFPLT; encoded by the coding sequence ATGATGCCATCCCGGATTGAGGCCGATATTCGCGATCGCATCGCCAGTCGGCCGTTGCGTCAATTGTTGGATCATTGGTTTGTGGCCCGGCAGGACCGGTTGATGCCCGCGCGTGCGGATATTGACCCGACCGCCATTGCGCCCGCGATCGGTCATGTCTGGCTGATGGAGGCGGTGCCGTCAGAGAGCAGCTTCCGCTATCGTCTGGCCGGTGAAGACATCAATATGGTCTATGGGTTCAGCCTTGCAGGGAAATTGCTGGAAGAGGTGCATGCTCCCGACAGTCTGGAGGGTATCCGCGAACGCCTCGACCGTGTGGTGCAGGGCCCCTGTATCCTCTATTCCCATGGCCGGACGCGTTATCGCAACGGCCCTGAAAGTCAGCATGACCGGCTGGTTCTTCCACTGTCAAAGGACGGAAGGACGGTGACCGACCTGATCGGGGTCACCAAATATGCCTTCGGGCGGGATGTCCGTCCCGGCGACCTTTTGCATCATGTGGTGGATGAGGTCACGGTCTTCCCCCTCACATAA
- a CDS encoding glutathione S-transferase N-terminal domain-containing protein, with protein MKLLYSPTSPYARKVLVQAHETGLMDRIEVVSVKPFEDDSLRETNPLGKVPALIREDGPALFDSTVICDYLDHLQGGEKLVPEGGEERWDILRLHATAQGVTDAALNLRQQAMREEATGTAVAKDWWVDRQYAAINAGLDLLDHEAATLDRSVSLASVASACALDYLQFRFADHPWRSGRSDLANWFDRFMDRPSMQATDPRKG; from the coding sequence ATGAAACTGCTTTACAGCCCGACCTCACCCTATGCCCGCAAGGTTCTCGTCCAGGCCCATGAAACCGGCCTGATGGATCGGATCGAGGTCGTCTCCGTCAAACCTTTCGAGGATGACAGCCTGCGTGAGACCAACCCCTTGGGCAAAGTCCCTGCCCTGATCCGCGAAGACGGCCCTGCCCTTTTTGACTCCACGGTTATCTGTGACTATCTGGATCACCTGCAGGGTGGTGAGAAACTGGTCCCGGAAGGTGGTGAAGAGCGTTGGGATATCCTGCGCCTGCATGCCACGGCCCAGGGGGTGACCGATGCGGCACTGAACCTGCGCCAGCAGGCCATGCGGGAAGAGGCCACCGGCACCGCCGTCGCCAAGGACTGGTGGGTGGACCGGCAGTATGCGGCGATCAACGCGGGGCTGGACCTGCTTGACCATGAAGCCGCCACGCTGGACCGTTCGGTGAGCCTGGCGTCGGTTGCATCCGCCTGCGCCCTCGACTATCTGCAGTTCCGCTTTGCCGACCACCCCTGGCGCAGTGGCCGTTCGGATCTGGCAAACTGGTTCGACCGTTTCATGGACCGGCCGTCCATGCAGGCAACCGATCCGCGCAAAGGCTGA
- the gloB gene encoding hydroxyacylglutathione hydrolase: MLEIVQIPVLDDNYVYLVHEPGQNMTAVVDPAVAAPVLAEAKARGWRITHILNTHHHPDHVGGNREIQAATGCTIVGPRADAARIPGIEIEVGDGEQYDFGNARATVFDVPGHTRGHIAYWFEADDALFCGDTLFALGCGRLFEGTPEQMWTSLGKLRRLPDQTRVYCAHEYTQANARFALSVDPDNSLLRERATTIDARRAKGQPTIPSLLGDEKATNPFLRADAPALAANLDLSADDPVRVFAEVRHRKDNF, translated from the coding sequence ATGCTCGAAATCGTTCAAATTCCGGTCCTAGACGATAACTACGTTTATCTGGTCCACGAGCCCGGCCAGAACATGACCGCCGTGGTCGACCCTGCAGTCGCCGCGCCGGTCCTGGCGGAGGCCAAGGCCCGTGGCTGGCGCATCACCCATATCCTGAATACCCACCATCATCCCGATCACGTGGGCGGCAACCGGGAAATCCAGGCGGCGACCGGCTGTACCATCGTCGGCCCCCGGGCCGATGCCGCCCGCATTCCGGGCATTGAGATCGAAGTCGGCGACGGCGAGCAGTATGATTTCGGCAATGCCCGGGCCACGGTCTTCGATGTGCCCGGCCACACCCGCGGCCATATCGCCTACTGGTTCGAGGCGGACGACGCCCTGTTCTGCGGCGACACGCTCTTTGCACTGGGGTGCGGCCGTCTGTTCGAGGGCACGCCGGAACAGATGTGGACGTCGCTTGGCAAACTGCGCCGGCTTCCCGATCAGACACGCGTCTATTGCGCCCATGAATATACCCAGGCCAACGCCAGGTTTGCGTTAAGCGTTGACCCCGACAACAGCCTGCTGCGCGAACGGGCAACGACGATCGACGCAAGGCGCGCCAAGGGACAGCCGACGATACCGTCGCTTCTGGGCGATGAGAAGGCAACCAACCCCTTCCTGCGCGCCGATGCCCCGGCGCTTGCCGCCAACCTCGACCTCTCCGCCGACGACCCGGTCCGGGTTTTTGCCGAAGTGCGTCACCGTAAGGACAACTTCTAA
- a CDS encoding DUF2059 domain-containing protein, with product MSRLLSLFVGILLAVSTLQTAHAESKQDKIRELIKISGASSTLDMMRGPMIQQLRVNLDQALPNLTDDHRQQLIGVIEEEFEATFPEFVNMMIPVFDETFTEKEINDVVAFYKTDSGKAFAEKQPQMMMKSMQAGQAWGQLFGQRVTERVKAKAKELGYNI from the coding sequence ATGTCACGCCTACTCAGTCTTTTTGTCGGCATCCTGCTTGCCGTTTCCACCCTGCAAACGGCCCATGCCGAATCCAAACAGGACAAAATCCGCGAGCTGATCAAGATCAGCGGCGCCAGCAGCACGCTGGACATGATGCGCGGCCCGATGATCCAGCAGCTTCGCGTTAATCTTGACCAGGCGCTGCCCAACCTGACGGACGATCACCGGCAACAGCTTATCGGTGTCATCGAAGAGGAATTCGAGGCAACCTTTCCCGAATTCGTCAACATGATGATCCCTGTTTTCGATGAAACCTTCACCGAAAAGGAAATCAATGACGTTGTGGCCTTCTACAAGACGGACAGCGGCAAGGCCTTTGCCGAAAAACAGCCCCAGATGATGATGAAAAGCATGCAGGCCGGACAGGCCTGGGGCCAGCTTTTCGGACAGCGCGTCACAGAAAGAGTGAAAGCGAAAGCCAAGGAACTGGGCTATAATATCTAA
- a CDS encoding class I SAM-dependent methyltransferase — MWIDVVDLNAFYRSRLGKVARHFIRSRIRQLWPDVKGEVVVGLGYATPYLKQFEGEAERTLAVMPAHQGVTHWPRGKPNRVTLAYETALPFPDYSVDRLILVHGLENAEYLRQTMREAWRVLKGNGRMLVVVPARRGFWARRDVTPFGMGKPYTVGQVRRLLRETQFEPQQVTRALYIPPQKWEFLLHTAPFWERLGARWFPRLGGVLLVEACKQVYAAAPMRPLAKRKMVVLPGAVDVVRRHRKATRDAAE, encoded by the coding sequence ATGTGGATAGATGTCGTTGACCTGAATGCATTTTATCGAAGCCGACTGGGCAAGGTGGCGCGGCATTTCATCCGCAGCCGCATCCGTCAGCTCTGGCCGGATGTGAAGGGTGAGGTCGTGGTCGGCCTGGGCTATGCGACGCCCTATCTGAAACAGTTTGAAGGTGAGGCGGAACGCACGCTGGCGGTGATGCCCGCACATCAGGGCGTGACCCATTGGCCGCGCGGCAAACCCAACCGGGTGACATTGGCCTATGAAACGGCCTTGCCCTTTCCCGATTATTCCGTCGACCGCCTGATTCTGGTGCATGGCCTGGAAAACGCGGAATATCTGCGCCAGACCATGCGCGAGGCCTGGCGTGTGTTGAAGGGAAATGGCCGGATGCTGGTGGTTGTGCCCGCACGCCGGGGGTTCTGGGCACGCCGGGATGTGACGCCGTTCGGCATGGGAAAACCCTATACGGTGGGGCAGGTCCGCCGGTTGTTGCGCGAAACGCAGTTTGAACCTCAGCAGGTGACACGCGCCCTTTATATTCCGCCGCAGAAATGGGAGTTTCTGTTGCATACAGCCCCGTTCTGGGAGCGTTTGGGCGCGCGCTGGTTCCCGCGCCTGGGCGGGGTGTTGCTGGTCGAGGCCTGCAAGCAGGTCTATGCGGCAGCGCCGATGCGGCCCCTCGCCAAACGCAAAATGGTGGTTCTTCCGGGGGCGGTGGATGTTGTCCGACGCCACAGGAAAGCGACCCGCGACGCAGCGGAATAA
- a CDS encoding PAS domain-containing protein, producing MSRRLVIDPDSDELKSPVTRKALRYWHSQCRDSRIPCRADIDPAKLKSILPNMCMLAVLDGGGDFLFRLLGTRMREFLSNDYTGRRLSEVDALQPSDMLVENFSTCIDTRQPILANTPYVGPKKDIAELEDLILPLSDCGEKVDRLMIVVDFRFKLDDEW from the coding sequence TTGTCGAGGCGACTGGTTATTGATCCGGATTCGGACGAATTGAAGTCCCCGGTAACGCGCAAGGCTCTGCGTTATTGGCACAGCCAATGCCGGGACAGCCGAATTCCATGCCGGGCGGATATCGACCCGGCAAAGCTCAAGTCCATTCTGCCCAATATGTGCATGCTGGCGGTTCTGGATGGTGGCGGGGATTTCCTGTTCCGCCTGCTTGGTACACGAATGCGGGAATTTTTATCCAACGATTATACCGGAAGGCGGTTGTCCGAGGTGGATGCGTTGCAACCCTCTGACATGCTTGTGGAAAATTTTTCGACATGTATCGACACCCGCCAACCCATTCTGGCGAATACCCCTTATGTGGGGCCGAAGAAAGATATTGCGGAACTGGAAGACCTTATCCTGCCCCTGTCGGATTGTGGGGAGAAGGTCGACCGGCTGATGATTGTCGTCGACTTCCGCTTCAAGCTGGATGATGAATGGTAG